The proteins below come from a single Blattabacterium cuenoti genomic window:
- the hisF gene encoding imidazole glycerol phosphate synthase subunit HisF: protein MLTKRIIPCLDIKNGRTVKGKNFKSLKDAGDPIELGYWYTKQGADELIFLDITATNEKRKTLKTLVKDISSQINIPFTVGGGIKEEKDVELLLESGADKISINTAAFKNPDIIEKFSKRFGSQCIVLAIDTKFLKNSWWVYLNGGRIETNTKTMDWVKEGVDRGVGEILLTSMNHDGTKKGFAIDIIKNVSETVSVPVIASGGAGTIEDFYNVFKNGKADAALAASIFHYKIIKIPNLKKYLSFHNIPVRNYN, encoded by the coding sequence ATGTTAACTAAACGAATTATACCATGTTTAGACATTAAAAATGGTAGAACAGTAAAAGGAAAAAATTTTAAATCTTTAAAAGATGCAGGAGATCCTATAGAATTAGGATATTGGTATACTAAACAAGGAGCTGATGAACTAATATTTCTAGATATTACAGCTACAAATGAAAAAAGAAAAACATTAAAAACTTTAGTAAAGGACATTTCTAGTCAGATTAATATACCTTTTACTGTAGGTGGTGGAATCAAGGAAGAAAAAGATGTAGAATTGTTATTAGAATCTGGTGCAGATAAGATATCTATTAATACTGCTGCATTTAAAAATCCAGATATTATAGAAAAATTTTCAAAAAGATTTGGTAGTCAATGCATTGTACTTGCTATTGACACTAAATTTTTAAAAAATTCATGGTGGGTTTATTTAAATGGAGGTAGAATTGAAACTAATACTAAAACTATGGATTGGGTAAAAGAAGGAGTAGACAGAGGTGTTGGTGAAATATTATTAACATCTATGAATCATGATGGAACAAAAAAAGGATTTGCTATTGATATTATAAAAAATGTATCAGAAACTGTATCAGTTCCAGTAATTGCATCAGGAGGAGCAGGAACTATAGAAGATTTTTATAATGTATTTAAAAATGGAAAAGCTGATGCTGCTTTAGCGGCAAGTATATTTCATTATAAAATAATAAAAATTCCCAATTTAAAAAAATACTTAAGTTTTCATAATATTCCAGTTAGAAATTATAATTAG
- the hisIE gene encoding bifunctional phosphoribosyl-AMP cyclohydrolase/phosphoribosyl-ATP diphosphatase HisIE: MKNKFLSIKNNISFKNGLIPVIIQDFKTNKVLMLGFMNEEAYKKSIFDKKVTFYSRSKKRLWTKGEISKNYLFIEKILIDCDKDTLLIKVSPNGPVCHKGTDTCWKEINKKNFLFILEDLILNRTRQRKKKSYIFQLWEQGINRIAQKLGEESIELIIESKDNNNNLFLNESADLLFHYLILLQYKKINIQDVIDLLEKRNLIK; this comes from the coding sequence ATGAAAAATAAATTTCTATCTATTAAAAATAATATTTCATTTAAAAATGGATTAATTCCAGTTATTATACAAGATTTTAAAACAAATAAAGTATTAATGTTGGGTTTTATGAATGAAGAAGCATATAAGAAAAGTATTTTTGACAAAAAAGTAACTTTCTATAGTAGATCTAAAAAAAGATTATGGACTAAAGGAGAAATAAGTAAAAATTATCTTTTTATTGAAAAAATATTAATTGATTGTGATAAAGATACATTATTGATAAAAGTTTCTCCTAATGGTCCTGTTTGTCATAAAGGAACAGATACTTGTTGGAAAGAAATTAATAAAAAAAATTTTCTTTTTATTTTAGAAGATTTAATTTTAAATAGAACTAGACAAAGAAAAAAAAAATCTTATATTTTCCAATTATGGGAACAAGGAATAAATAGAATAGCCCAAAAATTAGGAGAAGAATCTATAGAATTAATTATTGAATCAAAAGATAATAATAATAATCTTTTTTTGAATGAATCTGCAGATCTTTTATTTCACTATTTAATTTTATTACAATACAAAAAAATTAATATACAAGATGTAATAGATTTATTGGAAAAAAGAAATTTAATTAAATAA
- the hisA gene encoding 1-(5-phosphoribosyl)-5-[(5-phosphoribosylamino)methylideneamino]imidazole-4-carboxamide isomerase, which yields MNHNKKYNNDIIIAIDLIDNKCVRLTKGNFNKKKIYHDDPLDVALFLEDNGITRLHLVDLDGARMGKVMHWKILEKIAKNTKLIIDFGGGIHTEEDINNVFNNGGKMVSIGSIAIKNPILLKEWINNYGSEKILLGVDVLNNKIAINGWTKIYNISILDFIKKKYTDGVKNIFCTDINKDGSLSGPTFSLYEKIKKNFFNIKLIASGGISKIRDVEKLLKLGCSGVIIGKAIYENKILFSEIINLKEKMDLC from the coding sequence ATGAATCATAATAAAAAATATAATAATGATATTATCATCGCTATAGATTTAATAGATAATAAATGTGTTCGTTTAACAAAAGGAAATTTTAATAAAAAAAAAATTTATCATGATGATCCATTAGATGTAGCTTTATTTTTGGAAGATAATGGAATAACTCGATTACATTTAGTTGATTTAGATGGAGCAAGAATGGGGAAAGTTATGCATTGGAAAATATTAGAAAAAATAGCAAAAAATACAAAATTAATAATAGATTTTGGAGGTGGGATACATACAGAAGAAGATATTAATAATGTTTTTAATAATGGTGGAAAAATGGTTTCTATCGGAAGCATTGCAATTAAAAATCCTATTCTTTTAAAAGAATGGATTAATAATTATGGATCTGAAAAAATTTTATTAGGAGTAGATGTTTTAAATAATAAAATAGCTATTAATGGATGGACTAAAATATATAATATTTCGATATTAGATTTTATAAAAAAAAAATATACTGATGGAGTAAAAAATATATTTTGCACAGATATTAATAAAGATGGATCTTTATCCGGACCAACTTTTTCATTATATGAAAAAATTAAAAAAAATTTTTTTAATATAAAATTAATTGCTAGTGGAGGAATCAGTAAAATAAGAGATGTAGAAAAATTACTAAAATTAGGATGTAGTGGGGTTATTATTGGAAAAGCTATTTATGAAAATAAAATTTTATTTTCAGAAATTATCAATTTAAAAGAAAAAATGGATTTATGTTAA
- the hisH gene encoding imidazole glycerol phosphate synthase subunit HisH, producing MKIIIIKFPSGNVQSLLFSLERIGVNAEVSNYEEHIKSADKVILPGVGEAGFAMKYLKKNKLNDIIFNLKQPVLGICLGMQLLCKFSEESNTECIGIFNYLVKKFKSKKYKIPKMGWNTISDLSGPLFKNISNGSYQYFVHGYYIPLGIHTIAKTEYIVNYSAALQKKNFYAVQFHPEKSSYVGHKILENFIQL from the coding sequence ATGAAAATTATTATTATAAAATTTCCATCTGGAAATGTACAATCATTATTATTTTCTTTGGAAAGAATTGGGGTAAATGCCGAAGTTTCAAATTATGAAGAACATATAAAAAGTGCAGATAAAGTAATTTTACCAGGTGTTGGAGAAGCTGGTTTTGCAATGAAATATTTAAAAAAAAATAAATTAAATGATATAATATTTAATTTGAAACAACCTGTATTAGGGATATGTTTAGGAATGCAATTATTATGCAAGTTTTCAGAAGAAAGTAATACTGAATGTATAGGAATTTTCAATTATTTAGTTAAAAAATTTAAATCAAAAAAATATAAAATTCCTAAAATGGGTTGGAATACTATTTCTGATCTAAGTGGTCCGTTATTTAAAAACATATCTAATGGTAGTTATCAATATTTTGTACATGGATATTATATTCCATTAGGAATACATACAATAGCAAAAACAGAATATATAGTTAATTATAGTGCTGCATTACAAAAAAAAAATTTTTATGCTGTGCAATTTCATCCTGAAAAATCTTCTTATGTCGGACATAAGATATTAGAAAATTTTATTCAATTATAA